Proteins from one Mesorhizobium sp. M9A.F.Ca.ET.002.03.1.2 genomic window:
- the tssD gene encoding type VI secretion system tube protein TssD gives MAVKIDGFLKVPDIKGPSVRDGHEDEIEVHGVDYKIIAPYDPNSLSRRGRVSLGMIKFTKHYDKSSPYLKKALFDNKALDEVVFSARRTIDGETSDYLVVTLTDASIMEYDMSQAEDEEDLIEEEVSFAYKKIKFVYDKDDEIEMDVYVGK, from the coding sequence ATGGCAGTGAAAATTGATGGTTTTCTAAAGGTTCCGGATATCAAAGGTCCAAGCGTTCGAGACGGCCACGAGGATGAAATCGAAGTCCATGGGGTCGATTACAAGATAATCGCGCCGTACGATCCGAATTCGCTTTCACGCCGCGGTCGTGTGTCCTTGGGGATGATCAAGTTCACCAAGCACTATGACAAGTCCTCGCCCTATCTGAAAAAGGCGCTGTTCGACAACAAGGCGCTGGACGAAGTCGTGTTCTCCGCCCGCCGGACCATCGATGGCGAGACCAGCGACTATCTGGTCGTTACCCTGACCGACGCCTCGATCATGGAATACGACATGTCGCAGGCCGAGGACGAGGAAGACCTGATCGAGGAGGAGGTCAGCTTCGCCTACAAGAAGATCAAGTTCGTCTATGACAAGGATGACGAAATCGAAATGGATGTCTATGTCGGCAAGTGA
- the tssE gene encoding type VI secretion system baseplate subunit TssE, whose protein sequence is MSASEARRPGADKLQVTGSSRAKREAVQPSLWDRLVNDLPGVTSEIDGLRQTLQDELGADRLDTLLAGSTRLIDADVELTSDQKRRLHRLVFQTRHRAEIESRGVVVSARVLREAVRRDIEALFNTERFEAVPLLSDFENEQAADNPPSLADFPEVRRSVVNYGVPSFSGRSSRDFDREALAREIRSVLATFEPRLKESATKVTVTLGDKVGLKIEIDAVLIMTPTPERMRLRTTINLDNGLARTEFRES, encoded by the coding sequence ATGTCGGCAAGTGAGGCGCGGCGGCCCGGCGCCGACAAGCTACAGGTCACCGGCAGTTCGCGAGCGAAGCGCGAGGCGGTCCAGCCCTCTCTTTGGGACCGCCTCGTCAATGACCTGCCGGGCGTGACTTCCGAGATCGACGGGCTGCGTCAGACCTTACAGGACGAACTTGGCGCGGACCGGCTGGACACCCTCCTTGCGGGCAGCACGCGGCTTATCGATGCCGACGTGGAGCTGACGTCCGATCAGAAGCGGCGTCTGCACCGCCTGGTCTTTCAGACCCGACACCGCGCGGAGATCGAAAGCCGCGGCGTGGTCGTATCGGCTCGCGTCCTCAGAGAGGCCGTGCGGCGCGATATCGAGGCCTTATTCAACACCGAGCGTTTCGAAGCTGTTCCGCTTCTTTCCGATTTCGAAAATGAACAGGCCGCAGACAATCCGCCATCGCTGGCCGACTTCCCGGAGGTGCGCCGAAGCGTCGTCAACTACGGCGTGCCTTCCTTCTCGGGCCGTTCGTCCCGCGACTTTGATCGCGAGGCCCTGGCGCGCGAGATCCGCTCGGTCCTTGCCACGTTCGAGCCACGTCTCAAGGAGAGCGCAACAAAGGTAACGGTGACCCTTGGTGACAAGGTGGGCCTGAAGATCGAGATAGACGCTGTGCTGATCATGACGCCGACGCCGGAACGCATGCGCCTGCGCACCACAATCAATCTCGATAACGGCTTGGCGCGGACCGAATTTAGGGAAAGCTGA
- the tssC gene encoding type VI secretion system contractile sheath large subunit, translating into MAEQQKTAAVAAEAEAIDLGEFSGLLEKDFKVKKDDSEKLQQLVRNLALAAQSRSETTTISSNAIKSIKSLIAGIDKMLSEQVNEILHAPEVREMEGTWRGLWYLVNNTETDQKLKIRVMNISKEQLADTLEDYEGQMWDQSPIFKKVYTDEYSMLGGEPIGCLVGAYEFSNHPRDVGLLRNISGICASAHTPFIAAASPRLFRMDSWQELPNPQDLQMIVSNPAYASWQSLRESEDARYIGLTMPRVLARLPYGSETVPVKGFTFEEEVQADHNKYVWMNAAFPMGVNINRSHKLYGWGTQIRGVENGGTVINLPVHSFPTDDGSIAMKCPTEVAIDDRREAELAKLGLMPILHRKNTDLAAFIGAHSLQDDETRAGRLVDPDAQSNERLSANLPYLFPVSRFAHYLKAIARDKIGSFKERSDMQIWLTEWINRYVLANPAFADDKARAKRPLAAAEVQVDSVEGRPGYYNARFYLRPHYQLEGINASLRLVSELPSVKT; encoded by the coding sequence ATGGCCGAACAACAAAAAACCGCAGCCGTCGCCGCTGAGGCGGAAGCCATCGACCTCGGAGAATTCAGCGGGCTCCTCGAGAAGGATTTCAAGGTCAAGAAGGACGACAGCGAGAAGCTGCAGCAACTCGTGCGCAATCTTGCGCTCGCGGCGCAGTCCCGTTCCGAGACCACGACCATCTCGTCCAACGCGATCAAGTCAATCAAGTCGCTGATCGCGGGCATAGACAAGATGCTGTCGGAGCAGGTGAACGAGATCCTGCATGCGCCGGAAGTGCGCGAAATGGAAGGCACATGGCGCGGCCTCTGGTATCTCGTCAACAACACCGAGACGGATCAGAAGCTGAAGATCCGGGTGATGAATATTTCCAAGGAGCAGCTCGCCGACACGCTTGAAGACTATGAAGGCCAGATGTGGGATCAAAGCCCGATCTTCAAGAAAGTCTATACGGACGAGTATTCGATGCTGGGTGGCGAGCCGATTGGCTGCCTGGTCGGCGCCTACGAATTCTCTAACCATCCGCGTGACGTCGGCCTGTTGCGCAACATCTCGGGCATCTGCGCCTCCGCCCACACGCCGTTCATCGCGGCCGCCTCGCCACGCCTGTTCCGCATGGACAGCTGGCAGGAACTGCCGAACCCGCAGGACCTGCAGATGATCGTCTCGAACCCGGCCTATGCCTCGTGGCAATCGCTGCGCGAGAGCGAGGACGCGCGTTACATCGGCCTGACCATGCCACGTGTTCTGGCGCGACTGCCGTATGGCTCGGAAACCGTTCCGGTGAAGGGCTTCACTTTCGAGGAAGAGGTGCAGGCCGATCACAACAAATATGTCTGGATGAACGCGGCCTTCCCGATGGGCGTCAACATAAATCGCAGTCACAAGCTCTACGGCTGGGGGACGCAGATCCGCGGCGTCGAGAACGGCGGCACAGTTATCAACCTGCCGGTGCACTCCTTCCCCACCGACGACGGATCGATCGCGATGAAATGCCCGACGGAAGTTGCCATCGACGACCGGCGCGAGGCGGAACTGGCCAAGCTCGGCCTGATGCCCATCCTGCACCGCAAGAACACCGATCTCGCGGCCTTTATCGGTGCGCATTCGCTGCAGGACGACGAAACGCGCGCCGGGCGGCTGGTCGATCCCGACGCCCAGTCAAATGAACGGCTGAGCGCCAACCTGCCCTATCTTTTCCCGGTTTCGCGCTTTGCGCACTACCTCAAGGCCATTGCGCGCGACAAGATCGGGTCGTTCAAGGAACGCTCCGACATGCAGATCTGGTTGACCGAGTGGATCAACCGCTATGTGCTGGCCAACCCGGCCTTCGCCGACGACAAGGCGCGCGCCAAGCGCCCGCTTGCCGCGGCCGAGGTCCAGGTCGACAGCGTGGAGGGGCGGCCGGGCTATTACAATGCCCGCTTCTATCTGCGTCCGCACTACCAGCTGGAAGGCATCAACGCCTCGCTCAGGCTGGTGTCGGAACTACCGTCCGTGAAGACTTGA
- the tssH gene encoding type VI secretion system ATPase TssH: MEQRRSSQSFKRKELVGKLNPVCLRAFKAAADTAKLRGNPYVELVHFVEQLVLSERSDVQLILADAGVDASRLTADMTRAVDKLPYGATSIEEFSDHIFHAIQEAWSLAGLEFSVEEVRSAHILLACLKTPVLEGLLSKISGEFDKIDADAVIARFADVVEGSLEAGASTAVPSAEPSRRAPGGDSALAKYATDLTQRARDGKIDPVVGRDPEIRQIVDILMRRRQNNPILTGEAGVGKTAVVEGFALRIAEGDVPPTLQGVSVRMLDVGLMQAGASVKGEFEKRLKAVIDEVQSSETPVILFIDEAHTLIGAGGAAGTGDAANLLKPALARGELRTIAATTWAEYKQHIEKDPALTRRFQVVKIDEPSEAVAVLMLRGVAGILEQHHKVQILDEAIEAAVSLSHRYIPARQLPDKAVSLLDTACARVAISQHATPAEVEDIMRRRQALEVERGIIGREAAIGIDVADRQARVETGLAETELTLTTAQERWDREKALVGEILELRARLRGEGVSLDAVETPEAVAETAGADAPEIETSAIETPGIETPEIETPDTDADATATAGPSPPDPAADLVRLRELMAELAEAQGETPLILPSVDRNAVAAVVQDWTGIPTGRMLSSQTEKALRLAATLSERVVGQDHAMEMIAKRVQTSRAGLGAPEKPVGVFLLCGPSGVGKTETALALAETLYGGEQNLISINMSEFQEAHTVSTLKGAPPGYVGYGKGGILTEAVRRKPYSVILLDEVEKAHPDVHEIFFQVFDKGMMDDSEGRRIDFKNTLILLTSNVGSEVIMDRTGNGTVRAGLDDLDTALRPPLLKVFPAAFLGRVVTIPYYPLSDSMIEAITRHQFAKIARRLRLSNDAELVIGDGVMDLVKARCTEIESGGRMIDAILTNTLLPELSRGVLNRSLEGEKMTKVTVGASEGGFTYSFE, encoded by the coding sequence ATGGAACAGCGCCGGTCGTCGCAGAGCTTCAAACGCAAGGAACTGGTCGGCAAGCTGAATCCCGTCTGTTTGCGCGCCTTCAAGGCTGCGGCCGACACCGCCAAACTGCGCGGCAATCCCTACGTCGAGCTCGTTCATTTCGTCGAACAACTGGTGCTTTCCGAGCGCTCTGATGTTCAACTGATACTGGCAGACGCCGGGGTGGATGCGAGCAGGCTGACGGCCGATATGACCCGCGCCGTCGACAAGCTGCCTTATGGCGCCACTTCGATCGAGGAATTTTCCGATCACATCTTTCACGCCATCCAGGAGGCCTGGAGCCTGGCGGGGCTGGAATTCAGCGTCGAGGAAGTCCGCAGTGCGCATATTCTGCTCGCATGCCTGAAGACGCCGGTGCTGGAAGGCCTGCTGTCAAAGATCAGCGGCGAATTCGACAAGATCGATGCGGACGCGGTTATCGCGCGGTTCGCTGATGTGGTGGAGGGCTCACTCGAAGCTGGTGCCTCGACTGCGGTTCCCTCCGCCGAACCGTCGCGGCGGGCTCCGGGCGGGGATTCGGCGCTGGCCAAGTATGCGACCGACCTGACCCAACGCGCCCGCGACGGCAAGATCGATCCGGTCGTCGGGCGCGATCCGGAGATCAGGCAGATCGTCGATATCCTGATGCGACGCCGGCAAAACAACCCGATCCTGACCGGCGAGGCGGGGGTCGGCAAGACCGCCGTCGTCGAGGGCTTTGCCTTGCGCATCGCCGAGGGCGACGTGCCGCCCACGCTGCAGGGCGTCAGCGTGCGCATGCTCGATGTCGGTTTGATGCAGGCAGGCGCAAGCGTGAAGGGTGAATTCGAGAAAAGGCTGAAGGCGGTCATCGATGAGGTTCAATCCTCCGAAACGCCGGTCATCCTCTTCATTGACGAAGCTCACACCTTGATCGGCGCCGGCGGCGCGGCTGGCACCGGTGACGCGGCCAATCTGCTGAAGCCGGCGCTGGCGCGCGGCGAGCTTCGCACGATCGCCGCAACGACCTGGGCCGAATACAAGCAGCACATCGAGAAAGACCCTGCGCTGACTCGCCGTTTCCAGGTGGTCAAGATAGACGAGCCGTCGGAAGCGGTCGCCGTTCTCATGCTGCGTGGTGTGGCCGGTATCCTCGAGCAGCATCACAAGGTGCAGATACTCGATGAGGCGATCGAGGCGGCGGTCAGCCTGTCCCATCGCTACATCCCGGCGCGGCAACTGCCGGACAAGGCCGTGAGCCTTCTCGACACCGCCTGTGCCCGTGTCGCCATTTCGCAGCATGCCACCCCGGCCGAGGTGGAGGATATCATGCGCCGCCGCCAGGCGCTGGAGGTCGAGCGCGGCATCATCGGCCGCGAGGCAGCGATCGGCATCGACGTGGCCGACCGGCAGGCTCGGGTCGAAACAGGGCTCGCCGAGACCGAACTCACGCTTACCACCGCGCAGGAACGTTGGGATCGGGAAAAGGCGCTGGTTGGCGAGATACTCGAATTGCGCGCCAGACTGCGCGGCGAGGGTGTGTCGCTCGATGCTGTGGAGACCCCGGAAGCGGTCGCCGAAACAGCAGGCGCCGATGCGCCTGAGATCGAAACGTCTGCGATCGAAACACCTGGGATCGAAACGCCTGAGATCGAAACGCCTGACACCGATGCGGATGCAACGGCCACTGCCGGTCCCTCTCCACCCGACCCGGCTGCCGATCTCGTGCGGTTGCGGGAGTTGATGGCCGAACTGGCCGAAGCGCAGGGTGAGACGCCGCTGATCCTGCCGTCAGTCGACCGCAACGCCGTGGCTGCCGTGGTACAGGATTGGACCGGCATCCCGACAGGACGGATGCTGTCGAGCCAGACCGAAAAGGCGCTGCGGCTCGCCGCCACTCTGTCCGAACGCGTGGTCGGCCAGGATCATGCCATGGAGATGATCGCCAAGCGCGTGCAGACCAGCCGCGCCGGGCTCGGCGCGCCCGAAAAACCAGTGGGGGTTTTTCTGCTCTGCGGTCCTTCGGGCGTTGGTAAGACCGAAACCGCGCTGGCCTTGGCCGAGACGCTCTACGGCGGCGAGCAGAACCTCATCTCCATCAACATGTCCGAGTTCCAGGAGGCGCATACGGTCTCTACCTTGAAGGGCGCGCCGCCCGGATATGTCGGCTACGGCAAGGGCGGCATCCTGACCGAGGCGGTCCGGCGAAAGCCCTATTCGGTGATCCTGCTCGACGAGGTCGAAAAGGCGCATCCGGACGTGCACGAGATCTTCTTCCAGGTTTTCGACAAGGGGATGATGGACGACAGCGAGGGCCGGCGGATCGATTTCAAGAACACGCTGATCCTGCTCACCTCGAATGTCGGCTCCGAGGTCATCATGGACCGGACCGGGAACGGCACGGTACGAGCCGGGCTCGACGATCTGGATACCGCCTTGCGGCCACCGCTGTTGAAGGTTTTCCCCGCGGCTTTCCTTGGCCGGGTGGTGACCATTCCCTACTATCCGCTATCGGATTCGATGATCGAAGCCATTACCCGCCACCAGTTCGCCAAGATCGCCCGCCGGCTGCGCTTAAGCAACGATGCCGAGTTGGTGATCGGTGACGGTGTCATGGATCTGGTCAAGGCCCGCTGCACCGAGATCGAATCCGGCGGGCGGATGATCGACGCCATTTTGACAAACACGCTTCTGCCCGAATTGAGCCGCGGCGTGCTGAACCGGTCGCTCGAGGGCGAAAAGATGACGAAGGTGACTGTCGGAGCCTCCGAAGGAGGATTCACCTATTCCTTCGAATAG
- the tssA gene encoding type VI secretion system protein TssA → MIDLALWLNPLDGENPSGEDLRNDPAFHELERLTEQQKKVEFQGNKNTEVDVPIDWPTVLAKAEELRPHGRDLRLLVIVTRALANEYRLAGLAEGLTLIAQNFDQHWATMHPALRSGATPRDAALRRINALTDLQNSQNGLLKDLRKMTFFAPRAIGPILGEDLEKGALDERVMLQEAASGLNATEKAALASAHSQLVNRVRSACVAQIDQASAEMTSLVADARGAIAALEVVETALNARIEGSGATVPELKRFLQRLLTTLERNSAAGATANGAAKPVSAPAEPATPVRNGHGADPMASMASYAEPSTGLPDRISSRDDVVKCLDLVVAFYDRTEPSSPIPHLARRVRRMVHMDFVELMEDLAPSGLKEFRLLAGVPDAKKTAQKDER, encoded by the coding sequence GTGATTGATCTCGCACTCTGGCTGAATCCGCTGGACGGTGAAAATCCGTCAGGGGAGGATTTGCGCAATGATCCAGCCTTTCATGAGCTGGAGCGCCTGACAGAACAGCAGAAAAAGGTCGAGTTTCAAGGAAACAAGAACACAGAAGTTGATGTTCCGATCGACTGGCCTACCGTGCTCGCCAAGGCCGAAGAGCTGCGCCCACACGGCCGGGACCTGCGCCTCCTCGTCATAGTTACGCGTGCTCTGGCCAACGAGTATCGGCTGGCCGGGCTGGCTGAGGGTCTGACCCTCATTGCGCAGAACTTCGATCAGCATTGGGCAACCATGCACCCGGCCCTGCGATCCGGTGCTACCCCGCGCGACGCCGCCCTGCGCCGCATCAATGCGCTGACTGACCTCCAGAATAGCCAGAATGGCCTGCTCAAGGATTTGCGGAAAATGACGTTTTTCGCGCCGCGTGCAATCGGCCCGATCCTCGGCGAGGATCTGGAGAAGGGCGCGCTCGACGAGCGTGTCATGCTTCAGGAAGCAGCCTCGGGACTGAACGCGACCGAAAAGGCGGCTCTGGCGAGCGCGCACAGCCAGTTGGTGAACCGGGTGCGTAGCGCATGCGTCGCACAGATCGATCAGGCCAGCGCGGAGATGACGTCGCTCGTCGCCGATGCGCGCGGCGCGATCGCGGCCCTCGAGGTGGTGGAGACCGCCCTCAATGCCCGCATCGAGGGCAGCGGCGCCACCGTCCCGGAATTAAAACGGTTTCTGCAGCGTTTGCTGACAACCCTCGAACGAAACTCGGCCGCCGGCGCCACCGCGAATGGCGCCGCAAAGCCTGTTTCCGCGCCTGCAGAACCGGCAACGCCTGTTCGAAACGGTCACGGAGCCGATCCTATGGCAAGCATGGCAAGTTACGCGGAACCGAGCACGGGGCTCCCTGATCGGATTTCCTCGCGCGACGACGTCGTGAAATGCCTCGACCTCGTCGTGGCCTTCTATGACCGCACCGAACCGTCGAGCCCGATCCCGCACCTCGCGCGGCGTGTGCGCCGGATGGTGCATATGGATTTTGTTGAACTGATGGAAGATCTCGCCCCCTCGGGGCTGAAGGAATTCCGGCTTCTTGCCGGCGTTCCCGATGCCAAGAAGACGGCCCAGAAGGATGAAAGGTAA
- the tssB gene encoding type VI secretion system contractile sheath small subunit, which yields MAAESKAKVIERNRAPRVQIAYDVETYGSPTTIELPFVMGVMADLSGASQTREASKSVLDRAFVETDANRFPKFMEALGPRVKARVKNTLPQAEGAERDEELALDLTFTKMGDFAPDKIAEQVPQLAEILKMRRQLEELLGFMDGRVDAEKRIAQLLNNEPLLGKIANQALSDDDKVQE from the coding sequence ATGGCAGCCGAAAGCAAAGCGAAGGTCATCGAACGAAATCGCGCGCCGCGCGTGCAGATCGCCTATGACGTGGAGACCTACGGCAGCCCGACAACGATCGAACTGCCGTTTGTCATGGGCGTGATGGCCGACCTTTCCGGCGCTTCACAGACCAGGGAAGCGTCGAAATCGGTGCTGGACCGCGCCTTTGTCGAGACCGACGCCAACCGCTTCCCCAAGTTCATGGAGGCACTCGGGCCACGCGTGAAAGCCCGCGTGAAGAATACGCTACCCCAGGCTGAAGGCGCCGAACGGGACGAGGAACTGGCGCTTGACCTCACCTTCACCAAAATGGGTGATTTCGCGCCGGACAAGATCGCCGAGCAAGTTCCGCAATTGGCCGAAATCCTCAAGATGCGTCGTCAGCTCGAGGAACTGCTCGGCTTCATGGACGGCCGTGTCGACGCCGAAAAGCGCATAGCGCAACTTCTGAACAACGAGCCGCTTCTCGGCAAGATCGCCAACCAGGCATTATCCGACGACGACAAGGTTCAGGAGTAA
- a CDS encoding lipopolysaccharide biosynthesis protein has product MTSIGAKIVSGAAWAAVETWGRQAAMFAVFVVLARHLGPEAFGLAALSMVVPVIFAVPVTIGIPEALIQHPKIESSHFDSAFWLLAATGAVISGLIWTSAGLIAAAFGQPILEDLIRWSSVVVVIQALSSVPAAVLKRQLEFRLFALRTIAGTLVGGTLGIVLAIAGFGVWSMIWMHLAKAVVETAVLLLGSSWRPGLTFSYAKVRDLLGFGGPLIVQTFWNFLNEEIPKVLLGTFLGPHAVGIYALARRPLDLLVQVFLSPLMAVTMPTVARIQDQPEKIDRFFNTTVRMAGIAGFPAFIGFAAIAPIAVPFIFGPQWASGVVAVQILMLLGLQRTIDSLCAFTILAMGHSRLILMLNIAYSVVATMLLSVTAQISLEMTMVALVACSLVLLPIFLFYAQRIARIDVLRPLEIFPRLALAALLMFGAVSAWLRSAPEHAAQETLLISAIVLGASVYGTALFVLVRSDLFNARDLFLRLRG; this is encoded by the coding sequence ATGACATCGATCGGCGCGAAGATTGTCAGCGGCGCAGCCTGGGCAGCAGTCGAAACATGGGGTCGGCAAGCAGCCATGTTTGCCGTTTTTGTCGTATTAGCCAGGCATCTCGGACCTGAAGCATTCGGCCTCGCCGCCCTCTCCATGGTTGTACCCGTCATTTTTGCTGTTCCGGTGACGATCGGAATACCGGAGGCACTCATCCAGCATCCTAAAATCGAGTCCTCACACTTTGACTCGGCCTTCTGGCTTCTCGCCGCCACCGGCGCTGTGATTAGCGGGCTCATCTGGACGTCTGCCGGTTTGATTGCTGCAGCGTTCGGACAGCCCATTCTCGAAGATCTCATTCGCTGGAGCAGCGTGGTCGTCGTAATTCAGGCCCTCTCGTCGGTACCTGCGGCTGTGTTGAAGCGCCAACTCGAGTTCCGCTTGTTCGCGTTGCGTACAATTGCCGGCACCCTCGTCGGCGGCACACTCGGCATCGTCTTGGCAATAGCCGGTTTCGGCGTGTGGAGCATGATTTGGATGCACCTTGCAAAAGCGGTTGTGGAAACCGCTGTTCTTCTCCTTGGCAGTTCTTGGCGACCCGGTCTTACCTTCTCCTATGCAAAGGTTCGTGACCTATTAGGATTTGGCGGCCCGCTTATCGTCCAGACTTTTTGGAATTTCTTGAACGAGGAAATTCCAAAGGTTTTGCTCGGTACGTTCCTCGGCCCCCATGCGGTCGGAATCTATGCTCTCGCCCGTCGTCCGCTCGACCTTCTTGTGCAAGTATTCCTCAGTCCGCTGATGGCTGTCACTATGCCCACCGTGGCACGGATTCAAGATCAACCCGAAAAGATCGACCGTTTCTTCAACACGACCGTCCGCATGGCCGGGATAGCGGGATTTCCTGCATTCATCGGATTTGCCGCGATCGCACCGATCGCGGTTCCCTTTATCTTCGGCCCGCAATGGGCCAGCGGGGTCGTCGCTGTCCAGATTCTCATGCTGCTGGGCCTGCAACGCACTATTGACAGCCTCTGCGCGTTTACAATCCTTGCAATGGGTCACTCCAGGTTGATCCTGATGTTGAACATAGCTTACTCTGTTGTCGCAACGATGCTGTTGTCCGTCACTGCGCAGATCAGCCTTGAGATGACGATGGTGGCGCTCGTAGCCTGCAGCCTGGTCCTCCTACCAATCTTCCTCTTCTACGCCCAGCGCATCGCGCGTATCGACGTGCTGAGACCCCTTGAGATCTTCCCACGACTGGCTCTCGCCGCCCTCCTGATGTTCGGCGCCGTCAGCGCGTGGCTACGCAGCGCGCCTGAGCACGCCGCCCAGGAGACACTCCTTATTAGCGCAATTGTCCTTGGAGCCTCTGTCTATGGCACGGCCCTCTTCGTGCTGGTGCGTTCTGACCTGTTCAATGCGCGAGACTTGTTCCTCAGGCTTCGCGGCTAG
- the tssF gene encoding type VI secretion system baseplate subunit TssF yields MDRVFVEYYEEELTHIRGLAAEFADMHPAVARNLSLDTVPCPDPYVERLLDGVAFLAARTRLKVDAERSRFSRSILDVLYPDLVTPAPATAMAVLKPGQQVQSMVAGHVVKRNTRLVSSLQPGLSTRCTFTTAQDMTLWPITITSVSYFQDRSGLAAAGITPIGGVSGEAALRITLARTGKGKLDELALDRLDLHFAGRTKAPLLFDAIFGACSAVGARAEGKANPLSPLPEPEMVGISDDEALMPRTRPTFEGYRLLREYFMMPERFHYVRVSGLQSVVRRCEAGIEIIFMFRRPVPELADVTPADFELFATPIINLFERDCNVIELDPRRTRNVLHADRTRARDFEIYRVTRVEDADTEGTDAEIPELFSLGQNRSSGWVYSTERRPRRAAEDERRDGLTRTSYTGDDVFLSISRPVGSPANRPLKRLDIMALCTNRDLPILDDTPTLTLETGDPVETVRLLGALRPPQPAIPAALPAGAEGESRADNLAWRLVAQLALNFLSLAKEGRGVDPLHALLDLYADRGDPSLARNVHSIVRVDSRSVIERLQIDGPMCFGRGTEVTLHVDQSVLAGQSTLLLSALLARLFARHAGINGFVRTRTRLLQKQEDVPWPMTPGNRYLI; encoded by the coding sequence ATGGATCGGGTCTTCGTAGAATATTACGAGGAGGAACTGACCCATATCCGCGGACTCGCGGCGGAATTTGCCGACATGCATCCGGCGGTGGCACGCAATCTTTCGCTGGATACGGTCCCCTGCCCGGATCCGTATGTCGAGCGGCTGCTTGACGGCGTGGCTTTCCTCGCTGCGCGCACCCGGTTGAAAGTCGATGCCGAGCGTTCGCGGTTTTCACGCAGCATCCTGGATGTCCTCTATCCCGATCTGGTTACGCCGGCGCCGGCAACGGCGATGGCAGTGCTGAAACCCGGCCAGCAGGTCCAGTCGATGGTTGCCGGCCATGTCGTCAAGCGGAACACGCGGCTGGTGTCCAGCCTGCAACCCGGCCTGTCGACGCGCTGCACATTCACCACCGCGCAGGACATGACGCTGTGGCCGATAACGATCACGTCAGTCAGCTACTTCCAGGATCGCAGCGGGTTGGCGGCGGCCGGCATAACACCGATCGGCGGCGTGAGCGGCGAGGCGGCGCTGCGTATCACGCTGGCTCGGACCGGAAAAGGCAAGCTCGACGAACTGGCGCTCGACCGACTTGACCTCCATTTTGCCGGGCGCACCAAGGCGCCGTTGCTGTTTGACGCGATTTTCGGCGCATGCTCGGCCGTTGGTGCACGGGCTGAGGGCAAGGCCAATCCGCTATCGCCTTTGCCGGAACCCGAAATGGTCGGCATCAGCGACGACGAGGCATTGATGCCTCGTACCCGTCCGACATTCGAAGGGTACCGTCTGCTGCGCGAATATTTCATGATGCCCGAGCGCTTTCACTACGTGCGGGTCTCAGGACTGCAATCGGTCGTGCGCAGATGCGAGGCCGGGATCGAGATCATCTTCATGTTCCGGCGTCCGGTGCCCGAACTCGCCGATGTGACACCGGCGGATTTCGAACTTTTTGCGACGCCGATCATCAACCTCTTCGAGCGTGACTGCAACGTCATCGAGCTTGATCCGCGCAGAACGCGGAACGTGCTGCATGCCGACCGCACGCGGGCGCGGGACTTCGAGATCTATCGGGTGACCCGCGTCGAGGACGCCGACACGGAGGGCACCGACGCCGAAATTCCGGAGCTCTTCAGCCTGGGGCAAAACCGCAGCAGCGGCTGGGTCTATTCCACCGAACGGCGCCCTCGCCGGGCCGCCGAAGATGAGCGGCGCGACGGCTTGACCCGCACCTCATACACCGGAGACGACGTTTTCCTATCGATTTCACGGCCGGTTGGAAGCCCGGCGAACCGGCCGCTAAAGCGGCTCGACATCATGGCGCTTTGCACCAACCGCGATCTGCCGATCCTCGACGATACTCCTACCTTGACGCTGGAGACAGGTGACCCGGTCGAAACGGTCCGGCTCCTCGGTGCGTTGCGCCCGCCCCAGCCGGCCATCCCGGCTGCCCTGCCCGCGGGCGCAGAAGGCGAATCCCGAGCCGACAATCTCGCCTGGCGGCTGGTGGCGCAGCTGGCGCTCAACTTTCTCAGCCTTGCCAAGGAAGGTCGCGGTGTCGATCCGCTGCATGCGCTGCTTGATCTTTATGCCGACCGGGGAGATCCGAGCCTCGCCCGCAACGTGCACTCGATCGTTCGCGTCGACTCGCGGTCTGTCATCGAACGGCTGCAGATCGATGGGCCGATGTGCTTCGGACGGGGCACGGAAGTGACATTGCATGTGGACCAGTCGGTCCTGGCAGGGCAAAGCACATTGCTGCTTTCAGCCTTGCTTGCACGGCTGTTTGCCCGTCACGCCGGAATAAACGGCTTTGTGCGGACCCGTACGCGGCTGCTGCAGAAGCAGGAGGATGTGCCATGGCCGATGACGCCCGGCAATCGCTACCTGATCTAG